The following are encoded in a window of Primulina eburnea isolate SZY01 chromosome 4, ASM2296580v1, whole genome shotgun sequence genomic DNA:
- the LOC140829970 gene encoding isochorismate synthase, chloroplastic-like, which translates to MAAISNHCIARSSNIKSTKRTSFSSPVAHAKHSVHFANNKYKELSSLSMNGCQSEDPRAPVGTIETKTFPIAPTPASAADRLNSAIYDLKSNPSQLESGIIRLEVPIEEHIEALDWLRSQSMDPVLPRSYYSGRESSVVPGLHNNDEEKLVSVAGFGSAVSFRHLDAFSLNDWHSIKRFLSKSSPLIRAYGGMRFDARANISPEWQDFASFYFMVPQIEFDEFEGRSMIAATVAWDNRLSTTYEQAVAALEATMWQLSSAIKFNNNSSEQPILLDQTHVPNQISWELAVNKALDSIKSKDSALNKVVLARSSRVHTNAEIDPLMWLEALQAEGVNSYQFCLQPPEAPAFIGNTPERLFHREQLSVTSDALAATRARGTSEALDIEIGRDLLSSPKDHHEFAVVRESIRRKLEAICSSTIVEPNKALRKLPRVQHLYAKLTGTLDKEDDEFKILSSLHPTPAVCGQPMEDARVFIIETESFDRGYYAGPVGWFGGAESEFAVGIRSALVGKDIGAILYAGTGIVEGSKPAMEWKELELKTSQFTKLMKREEAKMAKV; encoded by the exons ATGGCAGCAATATCTAACCATTGCATTGCCCGTTCttccaacatcaaatccacGAAACGGACCTCCTTTTCGTCCCCGGTAGCACATGCCAAACATTCGGTTCATTTCGCGAATAAT AAATATAAGGAGCTATCTTCGCTATCCATGAATGGTTGCCAAAGTGAAGATCCTAGAGCACCAGTTGGTACCATTGAGACCAAAACATTTCCAATAGCACCAACACCAGCTTCGGCTGCTGATCGTCTCAACTCAGCCATTTACGACTTGAAGTCGAACCCATCACAACTTGAATCAGGGATTATTCGTCTCGAG GTGCCGATTGAGGAGCACATCGAGGCACTGGATTGGCTTCGTTCTCAGAGCATGGATCCCGTGCTCCCTCGCAGTTATTATTCTGGCCGCGAATCGTCCGTCGTTCCCGGTCTTCATAATAACGATGAAGAAAAGTTAGTTAGTGTTGCTGGATTTGGTTCAGCTGTTTCATTTCGCCATCTCGATGCGTTCTCTTTGAATGATTGGCATTCCATCAAAAG GTTCTTATCTAAAAGCTCTCCACTGATCCGTGCTTATGGTGGAATGCGTTTTGATGCAAGAGCTAACATATCTCCCGAATGGCAAGACTTTGCTTCTTTCTATTTCATGGTACCTCAGATTGAATTTGATGAGTTTGAGGGAAGATCGATGATCGCTGCAACCGTTGCATGGGACAACCGCCTTTCCACCACATACGAACAAGCAGTTGCTGCACTAGAGGCCACCATGTGGCAGCTTTCAAGTGCCATCAAATTCAACAATAATTCTTCTGAACAGCCTATTTTGCTCGATCAAACTCATGTTCCCAACCAAATATCTTGGGAATTAGCTGTTAACAAAGCCTTGGATTCCATTAAAAGCAAAGATTCCGCTCTAAACAAG GTTGTACTTGCACGTAGCAGCCGAGTACATACAAATGCAGAAATCGACCCCTTAATGTGGTTGGAAGCCTTACAGGCCGAAGGAGTTAATTCCTACCAATTTTGTCTCCAACCTCCAGAAGCACCTGCTTTCATCGGGAACACT CCCGAACGACTATTTCACCGAGAGCAGCTGAGTGTCACCAGCGATGCATTGGCCGCTACACGAGCTAGAGGGACCTCAGAGGCTTTAGATATAGAGATAGGACGCGATTTACTTTCAAG TCCTAAAGATCACCATGAATTTGCAGTAGTACGAGAGAGTATCAGAAGAAAACTCGAA GCTATATGTTCGAGCACAATAGTTGAACCAAACAAAGCTCTGAGGAAACTCCCACGAGTTCAACATCTTTACGCTAAACTCACAGGCACACTCGATAAAGAAGATGatgag TTCAAGATCTTGTCATCTCTTCATCCGACTCCAGCTGTTTGTGGGCAGCCTATGGAAGACGCCCGAGtatttataatcgaaaccg AATCATTCGACAGAGGATACTATGCTGGCCCTGTGGGGTGGTTTGGTGGTGCAGAGAGTGAATTTGCCGTTGGAATCAGATCAGCCTTGGTTGGCAAG GACATTGGTGCTATATTGTATGCGGGAACTGGGATAGTAGAAGGGAGCAAACCAGCCATGGAATGGAAGGAATTAGAGCTCAAAACCTCACAGTTCACGAAATTGATGAAGCGTGAAGAAGCTAAAATGGCCAAAGTGTAA